The nucleotide sequence CACAATTGATTAATTACACAAAGAAATGAATCGCATGACAGCACTAGTTTTCACACACTCAGTGAAGGATgatgaatgaacaaaaaacactaaaagtatTACttacaaatgtgcaaaaataaaagatgatggAATGACAGGACAGTGCTGACCCAGTAGAAGTTTGGAAACTCAAAGCAGTTCATTTAATTTCATCCATATAAAAAGTGTTTATTGTTACGTTCATGAACAACACCTGAACAGCGTGGTTCTACATAACATGTTTGAAGGGCAGAGCATCTGCAGGATTTATGTGgagtacaaagaaaaacatttgcatttgagTTTCAGTTAGTCTGGTGAAAGAGAGGTTTTTCTTCAGGGCAGTCCCAGACAGCAGAGCTCAAACATTCAGACCTAACCGGGCTGCTTTGGGTTCCTCTGGCTCAGAAACAAACCTTTGAATGTTGCAAACCTTCTGAGAAAATCCAGAATGCAAACCCaatttttgatctttttgtttttgtttgaactcaACTCTACTGTCCAGGACATTCCTGCTCCTTCAAGAGGCACCAAAGAGAGGACAGATTTTCTAAAATATGCATGAAAACAACAGAATCCTGTGGCTCTAGGAGGGTGAGGGTGGGATGCAGCCTCTAGGCCTTGCTTTTGTCTGCaccatcctcctcatccttctctGCGGCGCTGCCAAACCTCTGGCTCAGTTCAGATGtcagagcagagcagcaggatctCTGTGAAGGATCAGACGGGGGTGAGGCCATGAATTTGGTCATGGTGGTACAACACTGTCTCACACCCTCACCTTGCCATCCTTAGCATGGTTGTGTGCCTTGGAGAAGAGCTCCAGCAGGGCCAGCAGGAGCCCAGCGCCCAGGCCCAGCCCCAGCAGGATGAAGAGCCCCCGTAGGTCATGGGGCTGCAGAGCCCCAGAGGCGTGGGCCTCGTCTTCACTAAGGCATTTACTGGCCCACCATTTCTCCCGCAGATGGGTCAGCTCCCCAGACTCGCTGAGCTCCAGGATGGCTATGGACAGGTTTTTCATCATTGGGGAGCCTGGGGAGGGGGAAAAGAGGAAAGATGCTGTAGGGGGTGGGACATTCAGCATGGCTTCAGAGGATGCAGACTCACCCAGAGGTGTAGCGATGCTGTAAGCTCTCATGGAGATCACCTCCTGAGCACGGCTCAGTTTACAGTATCGAGCCACAGCCAGGTCCAAGGACACTGCCTCTCCAATAAAGGCAAAGTTCCCCTCCTGGGTGCGGCGGACACCCTCTTCCATGGTGGACACAAAGCTCTTCTTGCGCTCCATGTGCTGGTAGAGCCGCTTGTAAACGGGGTTGTTGGAGTTCTGGGAAAAAAACCCTCATTCGGATCGGCACATCCCatgaacagaaaagaaaagtaaatgtgGTTACCTTGAAGAAGAGCATGGTGGACCCGAACTCCACAGTGCCGTAGTCAATCACATCCTGGTTGGCGAGGTCTTCGAAGGTGCTGATAGACACCTGCCGGCTCTTGGACTGCATCACCGAGCTGAAGTTTGCAAAGTAGCAGGCCAACAGCAGCACACAGAAAATCCACCAGAGGGCGCTGATCACCCGTCCTGACAGGGCTTTGGGGTGGGGGCCGGCCCCTGAGAGCACATCAGACAGAGGGTGTGAGTACAGAGGGTTCAGTGTTGTCTGGAGGTGTTGCAGCGCAGTCTAGGGTACCTTGCAGGGTGAGAGACCCAATGATGTACCAGAAGCTGTGCAGAAGTGTGAAGCTGTGCTCATCTGTCCGTGGCTCGGCCCATTCAGCAGGACTGATTCTGGGGGTGGGACACGCTTCTGTGAACGCAGCTCAAACTACAACCTCGCACTATCCAGTATTGGTATTCTCAACACTGCAAAACTGTTGGTTTTCAAGGTGCCCTGTGCCGACCCAGATGTTTAGCATGTAAGCCGACGGTGTCACCAAAACCTGATCCAGGCTGAGACAGCCTTAACACAGGTGAGAGGGTCCTGGAGAATTTCTTGATGGGGGATAACATTTAAGCCCAAAGAGTgagaatggaagaaaaaaattacatttcagccTGGCTTCAACTGTCCTGCAAGCCTTTGGGCATCACAATAAAACACTGGAGACATGTTCTGACTTTTCATAAGACTGAAtttcttttggttgtttttcttcttattgGTTAGATCAACCAATAAACAGTTGAAAAGTAGATGGTTAAAAGATCACCTGTTctttaaataatgtttaaagTCATGACAGCAGAGAGCAGTTTATGCTCAGCTTTTCGGTAAAGTTCTATTAACAAACTGTACAGagcaaaggtttggacacaccttctcattcatttgaatgagaattTTTTctggaattggtttatttcaagcaatccaaacaaaacaaaacaaataaaaaaactaaaaaagacgAGTAAACATTAATTTTAGGCTTAGTCCAGCTATCTCAGGTGTAATGACATAATCATAAAGAGTAAAGGTGCGCTCACCTGCCCACCAGGTAAATACAGAGGCCTGTCAGCAGGAAGGAGACGAGGAGGCCCACCCACATGTCTGTGGAGAAGGGGGCCAGCAGGCTGAATGAGCTCTCCTCAGAGTCGCTGGCTTTGCGTGTGATGAAGCTCAGGCCCGTGTGGATGAAGGGCGCCGCCATGTCCACGTGACGCTCCCTGACCGCTGTGACGGTCAATGGAGCTACAGCCAGGTCGGCTTCCTTGAGGCGGGTAGATCCACAGCATTCAATAAGTACATGAAAACACTcggaacaaacaaaaagaagcaaCTGCATCTAACAGAAACATGGGAACGCTTGAGGCTGAGTGACAGTAGACCTTATTTAGGTCAAATCAGGTGAGCtttaaagctgcgttcacaatGAATGCGATTAGCGCGAGCCAGTTTCCATGTGcttatgctgcgttcacacatCTAGTTGAAGCTGATGTAATATTGTTAAACCGTTTGTACTTTCAGCGCACAATCAATGAACGGCCGATTTGTATGAAGAGCCTGCGAGCAAACTTAAAAATTTGCTTAGCCACGCACGATCACATGCGTTCAAGGCGGGGCAGACCAAAATTCTGGTGTGCGCGCGTTTGCATAGCCTTTTCATTGATGGTGGCCACTCGGACACGAGTTGACGCAGGCGGTGTGAACGCACCTTCAGAGATCTATTTGTAGAAGCACTTGGATACTGGAAGAAAGTTGCATtgatgtttaacccttgtgctatcttagatgaccccacccttacattgacgtgttctccctaccatgacaaaggtggataaaggtggaaagatttcatgtaatccatggacaccagtgaagatcacaaatcattgaagaaaaaaggttcagagcactgtctagtgggtctaaatgacccaactcccaacgttaaagtgcctaggatagcacaagggttacagagataaactgttttttcaaTGACATTATTAAATGCAACAGCAAAATATTTCAAgttttaataaatgtgttttagtttttcctcactttatttactttagaaaaagaaaatgactgtTTGCATCCAgccctgaacttttttcttggctgcacagACCTAGAAGATGGGTTAAGGTTACAGTCACGGTTAAGATGAAACCACCAAATAGttcctgtttctgcagctcaccactccttCAGGGGATGGATCCCATGTGGAGAGCAtgtttcacacacctaggtgcatgagagctaatgggactttaactttaagttgAATTTTAAATACGTGCATCCAGGAACAAAATCCACATGTTATGTGGCATATTGGTTTCTGTGCAGTGAGTCTGggtctgtctgtgtgtttacAAAAAGCACCAGCCTGTCCTTCCTGTGACCCAACACTCTCCTTAATAAATACAGAAATTAGGTGTTAGTTTCATATTGGACTCACCTTTCTAACTAGCTCGCCAATCATCCCATTCCAGTTGCCGCTGGCATCCATGGCGCCGTATCGGTTGTCCTTAACTACGTGCACTTTGTAGTCAAAGCCCAGCTTCTTGGAGAGCTCTGAGATCAGGTCGATGCAGTAGCCCTCCAGGCCGGAGCCTTTGCTCATGGTGTATGGATCTTCCTGAAGACCACAGCGCAGCAGGGAGGACACTTGTGAGAGGTCAGGGAAGAACAGCTTCATCTTTATATACTGGGTTTTGTTTTCTCAATGACCCTTGAGTGATTTTAGGTGAGAATACTTAGATTTTAGCAAACAAAAGTCCTGGATCACTGCTGCAGTGATGCATTTGGTCACCACTGAAGGTGGAAAGGGCATTTCTCTGGTTGTTCAGATGGGTTTTCTGTGACATCATCACCATCGGCCTTTGAAAAACATCGTAAAGCCTGACTCAAGCTGAACATACGACATTAAATCATGTCAtagtaaagattaaaaaaacaaaaatattgattaTATGGAGAATTGAAAATTCACCATACAAAAAAACTGCATGTTAATAGTAAACGATATCATGACAGTTAAAGTGCATTTATCGTGATGTGAATGTGTCTGTCCAGCACTGCTATTT is from Oryzias latipes chromosome 7, ASM223467v1 and encodes:
- the LOC101161808 gene encoding glutamate receptor U1, translating into MTASLTLFFCVASLSVWVAIADAKQLSITTIKEDPYTMSKGSGLEGYCIDLISELSKKLGFDYKVHVVKDNRYGAMDASGNWNGMIGELVRKEADLAVAPLTVTAVRERHVDMAAPFIHTGLSFITRKASDSEESSFSLLAPFSTDMWVGLLVSFLLTGLCIYLVGRISPAEWAEPRTDEHSFTLLHSFWYIIGSLTLQGAGPHPKALSGRVISALWWIFCVLLLACYFANFSSVMQSKSRQVSISTFEDLANQDVIDYGTVEFGSTMLFFKNSNNPVYKRLYQHMERKKSFVSTMEEGVRRTQEGNFAFIGEAVSLDLAVARYCKLSRAQEVISMRAYSIATPLGSPMMKNLSIAILELSESGELTHLREKWWASKCLSEDEAHASGALQPHDLRGLFILLGLGLGAGLLLALLELFSKAHNHAKDGKRSCCSALTSELSQRFGSAAEKDEEDGADKSKA